The following coding sequences lie in one Thermus antranikianii DSM 12462 genomic window:
- a CDS encoding HD domain-containing protein — translation MTGERIVHVASPKAKLYAEADQSIRERLKAFPKALKAYELLIQDPEARAGWNMANYITMRKLGYNDHGRVHALLTGAASVAILALLAEAGVRLDTVESGAGELEDAYVVVLLSTMLHDLGNQVHRDHHEAFGVTLALPILNRILEKIYPDPEQRTALRALILHGIYSHDLSPEPLTIEAGVTAVADGTDITKGRGRKAFALGSIDIHSISALAVDEVRILKGERVPVEIQVTMNNSAGIFQVEETLTKKVLRSPLRPYVTVVAMTEGNGGQDQRIVHRVRLHETEDRFVLD, via the coding sequence ATGACGGGAGAGCGCATCGTCCACGTTGCCAGCCCCAAGGCCAAGCTGTACGCCGAGGCCGACCAGTCCATTCGCGAGCGTCTAAAGGCCTTTCCCAAGGCCCTTAAGGCCTACGAGCTCCTCATCCAAGACCCCGAGGCCAGGGCTGGGTGGAACATGGCCAATTACATCACCATGCGTAAGCTGGGTTACAACGACCATGGCCGGGTCCACGCCCTCCTCACCGGGGCGGCCAGCGTGGCCATCCTGGCCCTCTTGGCCGAAGCAGGGGTGCGCCTGGATACGGTGGAGTCGGGGGCCGGGGAGCTGGAGGATGCCTACGTGGTGGTCCTCCTTTCCACCATGCTCCACGACCTGGGCAACCAGGTGCACCGGGACCACCACGAGGCCTTTGGCGTCACCTTGGCCCTGCCCATCCTGAACCGCATCCTGGAGAAGATCTACCCCGACCCCGAGCAACGCACCGCCCTTAGGGCCCTCATCCTTCACGGCATTTACAGCCACGACCTCTCCCCTGAGCCCTTGACCATTGAGGCGGGGGTCACCGCTGTGGCTGACGGCACCGACATCACCAAGGGCCGGGGGCGGAAGGCCTTTGCCCTCGGAAGCATCGACATCCACTCCATCAGCGCCCTGGCCGTGGACGAGGTGCGCATCCTCAAAGGGGAAAGGGTGCCCGTGGAGATCCAGGTGACCATGAACAACTCCGCCGGCATCTTCCAGGTGGAGGAAACCCTCACCAAGAAAGTGCTCCGTAGCCCTTTAAGGCCCTACGTGACCGTGGTGGCCATGACCGAGGGAAACGGGGGCCAGGACCAGCGCATCGTTCACCGG
- a CDS encoding enoyl-CoA hydratase/isomerase family protein, protein MAHEHEGEHEFILEIPEFEHLSYEVEEGIALVTLRRPEALNALSQDLLQELAEVTEVIHQDPEVRVAIFTGEGKAFAAGADLKEIAALKDPFMAREYALLGQQVFAEIAALPLPTIAAINGYALGGGLELALACDLRVASREAKLGLPEVGLGLIPGFGGTQRLPRLIGRGRALDLIFTGRHVSAEEALSLGLVNRVGEDALEEAKKLARKIMKNAPIALALAKESVVRGEGLDLAEALEIEADLFGYASATEDMKEGVRAFLEKRAPNFKGE, encoded by the coding sequence ATGGCCCACGAGCACGAAGGCGAGCATGAGTTCATCCTGGAGATCCCCGAGTTCGAGCACCTCTCCTACGAGGTGGAGGAGGGCATCGCCCTGGTTACCTTAAGGCGTCCTGAGGCCTTAAACGCCCTTTCCCAGGACCTCTTACAGGAGCTTGCCGAGGTGACCGAGGTCATCCATCAGGATCCCGAGGTCCGGGTGGCCATCTTCACCGGGGAGGGGAAGGCCTTCGCCGCTGGGGCGGACCTCAAGGAGATCGCCGCCCTGAAGGATCCCTTCATGGCCCGGGAGTATGCCCTTTTGGGGCAGCAGGTCTTCGCCGAGATCGCCGCCTTGCCCCTTCCCACCATCGCCGCCATCAACGGGTATGCCCTGGGGGGAGGGCTGGAGCTGGCCCTGGCCTGCGACCTGAGGGTGGCCTCCAGGGAGGCCAAGCTGGGCCTGCCCGAGGTGGGGCTGGGCTTGATCCCGGGCTTTGGCGGCACCCAAAGGCTTCCCCGCCTCATCGGGCGGGGTCGGGCCTTGGACCTCATCTTTACCGGGCGGCATGTGTCCGCTGAGGAAGCCCTAAGCCTGGGCCTGGTGAACCGGGTGGGGGAGGATGCCCTGGAGGAGGCTAAGAAGCTGGCAAGGAAGATCATGAAAAATGCTCCCATCGCCCTGGCCCTGGCCAAGGAGAGCGTGGTGCGGGGCGAGGGGCTGGACCTGGCGGAGGCCTTGGAGATCGAGGCCGACCTTTTCGGCTATGCCTCCGCCACGGAGGACATGAAGGAGGGGGTACGGGCCTTCCTGGAAAAGCGGGCGCCTAACTTCAAGGGAGAGTAA